Proteins encoded in a region of the Lathamus discolor isolate bLatDis1 chromosome Z, bLatDis1.hap1, whole genome shotgun sequence genome:
- the LOC136004884 gene encoding receptor-type tyrosine-protein phosphatase kappa-like isoform X3, giving the protein MGRRGHSPALLCSPSLNTVSPSSGSPSQSCTKGSSGQRKRCRTNQSSCGWIPARGPSAGSHCPPAKGRSSDTREHQLLVAAVHDSATVEGVCSAEPQPFNASRQPGAYVAAVLNLSTPVDFVLGDGTRGQGYHNAALRPGCNYTALLRLVRRSQQAEKFTCICYSFSVGQEPVPLLSSMSVATAVALVIALLALGILLLFVIFRRKFHSSKTSENSSTIPLRRYRGGTSKMNTQIPVEALLEALKRFKRAEIEAEQTEDESVDTHGAGRLGEYQQLSSSLLHPCDAGKELCNQSKNRYKSIIPYDHCRVVLQPSDTGNGYINASYVDSYRSPHFFIAAQGPLPGTVLDFWQMVWQEKTSVIVMLTGLVEQNKTKCEQYWPEHEQVYGDFTVTLNNTRTTTGLVTRIFSLQKAGCAFPRVVEQFHYLLWPDHGVPRNSAQLLCLVDVVNKRALEAPAGPVVVHCSAGIGRTGTFIALDFLLKMGKAEGKVDVFHCVQRLREQRIGMVQTKEQYTFLYEVVLEGLLCGSTGIPVESITSHVRCLQEAEASRHNNALEKEFKALQKFSELFQLLPCREAEKPSNQPKNRKPGILPADSCRPILMSSLNANGSPGYINAVFVNTYTEEDRLIITQMPFPTTVVDFWALVWDYTCTAVVVLNQLQDLDETYAEFWPNQGEAAYGRFHVHLISEEPGAGFTAWTLALTNKQQPKKPPLEVRFWQLKDWPMEQHLPPHPATIISLLGNVETHHRQSRDGHILITCWDGASRSGIFCAAGFLCEQIQSEGLVDVSQAVRMLKRRRRQMIKDVKQYRLCYELALSYLNSFETYGNFK; this is encoded by the exons ATGGGCAGGAGGGGACattctcctgccctgctctgcagcccttCACTGAATACAGTGTCACCATCTTCCGGCAGCCCCTCACAATCCTGTACAAAGGGCTCTTCAGGACAAAGGAAACGG TGCCGGACaaaccagagcagctgtggctggatCCCAGCACGGGGTCCCTCAGCTGGGAGCCACTGCCCTCCTGCAAAGGGGAGATCATCGGATACCAG GGAGCACCAGCTGCTCGTGGCCGCCGTGCACGACAGCGCGACGGTGGAAGGCGTCTGCTCCGCTGAGCCGCAGCCCTTCAACGCCAGCCGGCAGCCCGGGGCCTACGTGGCCGCCGTGCTCAACCTCAGCACCCCCGTGGACTTCGTGCTGGGCGACGGGACCCGCGGGCAGGGCTACCACAACGCTGCCCTCCGGCCGGGCTGCAACTACACGGCCCTGCTCCGCCTCGTGCGCCGCTCGCAGCAG GCAGAGAAGTTCACCTGCATCtgctacagcttctctgttg GGCAGGAGCCGGtgcctctgctgagcagcatgtCCGTAGCTACGGCGGTAGCACTGGTCATCGCACTCCTGGCACTGGGGattttgctgctctttgtgaTCTTCAG GAGGAAGTTCCACAGTTCAAAAACCTCAGAGAACAGCAGCACTATCCCCCTGAGAAGATATCGAGGAG GTACGAGCAAGATGAACACGCAGATCCCGGTGGAGGCACTGCTGGAGGCTCTGAAGAGGTTTAAGAGGGCAGAAATAGAGGCAGAGCAGACAGAGGATGAATCAGTTGACACTCATGGTGCTGGGCGTCTGGGGGAGTACCAG caacTCTCCTCCAGTTTGTTGCATCCCTGCGATGCCGGGAAGGAGCTGTGTAATCAGAGCAAGAACCGCTACAAGAGCATCATCCCAT ATGATCACTGCCGTGTGGTGCTGCAGCCCTCTGACACAGGGAATGGCTACATCAATGCCAGCTACGTGGAT AGCTACCGGAGTCCACATTTCTTCATTGCAGCTCAAG GCCCCTTGCCTGGGACAGTGCTGGATTTCTGGCAGATGGTGTGGCAGGAGAAGACTTCAGTCATTGTGATGCTGACAGGCTTAGTGGAGCAGAACAAG ACCAAGTGTGAGCAGTATTGGCCTGAGCACGAGCAGGTCTATGGAGATTTCACTGTGACACTCAACAACACCAGGACCACCACGGGCCTTGTCACACGCATCTTCTCCCTGCAGAAG GCAGGCTGTGCTTTCCCAAGGGTGGTGGAGCAGTTTCACTACCTGCTGTGGCCAGACCATGGGGTCCCCAGAAACTCTGCCCAGCTCCTGTGCTTAGTGGATGTAGTGAATAAGAGGGCATTGGAAGCACCCGCTGGCCCCGTGGTGGTGCACTGCAG TGCAGGGATTGGGCGCACAGGTACCTTCATCGCCCTGGACTTCCTCCTGAAGATGGGGAAGGCTGAGGGGAAGGTAGATGTGTTTCACTGCGTGCAGAGGCTGCGGGAGCAGCGCATCGGCATGGTGCAGACCAAG GAGCAGTACACCTTCCTGTATGAGGTGGTGCTCGAGGGCTTGCTCTGCGGCAGTACTGGGATACCCGTGGAGAGCATCACCAGCCACGTCCGCTGCCTTCAAGAAGCGGAAGCCTCAAGGCACAACAATGCCCTTGAGAAGGAGTTCAAG GCCCTGCAGAAGTTTTCCGAGTTGTTCCAGCTCCTGCcatgcagagaagcagagaaacCCAGCAACCAGCCCAAGAACCGCAAGCCAGGGATCCTGCCAG CGGATTCCTGCCGGCCCATCCTGATGTCTTCGCTGAACGCAAACGGCTCTCCAGGTTACATCAACGCTGTGTTTGTCAAC ACATACACTGAAGAGGACAGACTCATCATCACCCAGATGCCCTTCCCCACCACAGTGGTGGATTTCTGGGCTCTGGTCTGGGATTACACCTGCACAGCGGTAGTTGTCCTGAACCAGCTGCAGGACCTGGATGAG ACATACGCAGAGTTCTGGCCCAATCAGGGCGAAGCTGCCTATGGCCGTTTCCACGTCCACCTCATCTCAgaggagcctggagctggcttcACAGCCTGGACACTTGCCCTCACCAACAAGCAACAG CCCAAGAAGCCTCCACTGGAAGTGCGGTTCTGGCAACTGAAAGACTGGCCCATGGAGCAGCATcttcccccacaccctgccacCATCATCAGCCTGCTAGGGAATGTAGAGACACACCACCGGCAGAGCCGGGATGGACATATCCTCATCACCTGCTG GGACGGTGCCAGCCGGAGCGGGATCTTCTGTGCTGCTGGTTTCCTGTGTGAGCAGATCCAAAGTGAGGGGCTGGTGGATGTGTCCCAGgctgtgaggatgctgaagagACGGAGGAGACAGATGATTAAAGATGTG AAGCAGTATCGGCTCTGCTATGAACTAGCCCTAAGTTACTTGAATTCATTTGAAACCTATGGGAATTTCAAGTAG
- the LOC136004884 gene encoding receptor-type tyrosine-protein phosphatase kappa-like isoform X4, producing MVLPRWIFLLLLTPLLAAKEEEEPDPNISGEAEETGRCKAPSDWDSKLRLIPYHSSYALNDLVQLSCAGEYTPSVSRIRCISNGTHTLWNTTATCKEKCQQPQWDSRLHFAPQKSFYRINEEVTLSCSMEDPVPLAVIRCAKGTSPDSKYDWEMESQGTWHGVAENLTCTTAPPEMCQRPRWDTRLRLKPNQDNYQKYEEVMLSCLKGFQPPFTHVKCIGKNMSNSSGKPEYREVWLGKDSRGQWSQAQDRVECIETCQRPQWDRSLQLAPDQNNYKKNEDVTLSCPEGFQPSFTHVKCSREAQSTTLSHGKPVYREVWLGKDSRGRWNRTQNRVECIEVLHVDPGTLEVSSTSIKLNWSCRVPEACSHMRATCRLAEPSSPPCEAEEVPGEEMLHGQEGTFSCPALQPFTEYSVTIFRQPLTILYKGLFRTKETVPDKPEQLWLDPSTGSLSWEPLPSCKGEIIGYQLNITARSAQDRALLELQRLRLSSSVTAHPLPAHGPGSSYAVAVRGLTAAGPGAAALREFQTKRSDAPQPLAVSCRSARDISPAQGTAVLPLHPVARHHEPPTEHQLLVAAVHDSATVEGVCSAEPQPFNASRQPGAYVAAVLNLSTPVDFVLGDGTRGQGYHNAALRPGCNYTALLRLVRRSQQAEKFTCICYSFSVGQEPVPLLSSMSVATAVALVIALLALGILLLFVIFRRKFHSSKTSENSSTIPLRRYRGGTSKMNTQIPVEALLEALKRFKRAEIEAEQTEDESVDTHGAGRLGEYQQLSSSLLHPCDAGKELCNQSKNRYKSIIPYDHCRVVLQPSDTGNGYINASYVDSYRSPHFFIAAQGPLPGTVLDFWQMVWQEKTSVIVMLTGLVEQNKTKCEQYWPEHEQVYGDFTVTLNNTRTTTGLVTRIFSLQKAGCAFPRVVEQFHYLLWPDHGVPRNSAQLLCLVDVVNKRALEAPAGPVVVHCSAGIGRTGTFIALDFLLKMGKAEGKVDVFHCVQRLREQRIGMVQTKEQYTFLYEVVLEGLLCGSTGIPVESITSHVRCLQEAEASRHNNALEKEFKALQKFSELFQLLPCREAEKPSNQPKNRKPGILPADSCRPILMSSLNANGSPGYINAVFVNTYTEEDRLIITQMPFPTTVVDFWALVWDYTCTAVVVLNQLQDLDETYAEFWPNQGEAAYGRFHVHLISEEPGAGFTAWTLALTNKQQPKKPPLEVRFWQLKDWPMEQHLPPHPATIISLLGNVETHHRQSRDGHILITCWDGASRSGIFCAAGFLCEQIQSEGLVDVSQAVRMLKRRRRQMIKDVKQYRLCYELALSYLNSFETYGNFK from the exons ATGGTCCTGCCGCGATGGATCtttctcctgctcctcacacctctgctggcagcaaaggaggaggaagagccgGACCCCAACATCTCCGGAGAAGCTGAGGAAACGG GAAGATGTAAAGCTCCCTCTGACTGGGACTCCAAGCTGCGGCTGATCCCATACCACAGCAGCTATGCCCTGAATGACTTGGtgcagctgagctgtgctggggagtATACGCCATCAGTCTCTCGGATCAGATGCATTTCCAATGGGACCCACACCTTGTGGAACACGACTGCCACCTGCAAGG AGAAAtgccagcagccccagtggGACTCGAGGCTCCACTTTGCCCCACAGAAGAGTTTCTACAGGATCAATGAAGAGGTGACACTGAGCTGCTCTATGGAGGATCCTGTTCCCCTTGCCGTGATCAGATGTGCAAAAGGGACATCTCCAGATTCTAAGTATGACTGGGAGATGGAGAGTCAGGGAACATGGCATGGGGTGGCAGAGAACCTGACCTGCACCACAG CTCCACCAGAAATGTGCCAAAGGCCCCGGTGGGACACAAGACTCCGGCTGAAACCAAACCAAGATAATTACCAGAAGTATGAAGAAGTGATGCTGAGCTGTCTTAAGGGTTTCCAGCCACCCTTCACCCATGTCAAATGTATAGGAAAGAACATGTCCAACAGCAGTGGGAAACCTGAATACAGAgaggtttggcttggaaaggataGCAGAGGCCAGTGGAGCCAGGCTCAGGACAGAGTGGAGTGCATTG AAACATGCCAAAGGCCCCAGTGGGACAGAAGTCTCCAGCTGGCACCAGACCAGAACAATTACAAGAAGAATGAAGACGTGACGCTGAGCTGTCCTGAAGGTTTCCAGCCATCCTTCACCCATGTCAAGTGTTCGAGGGAAGCCCAGTCCACCA CCCTAAGTCATGGGAAACCTGTATACAGAGAGGTTTGGCTTGGGAAGGACAGCAGAGGCCGGTGGAACCGCACTCAGAACAGAGTGGAGTGCATTG AGGTGCTCCACGTTGACCCTGGGACCCTGGAGGTTTCCAGCACCAGCATCAAACTGAACTGGTCCTGCCGGGTCCCTGAGGCGTGCTCGCACATGCGGGCCACGTGCCGGCTGGCAGagccttcctcccctccctgtgAGGCTGAGGAGGTGCCGGGAGAGGAGATGCTCCATGGGCAGGAGGGGACattctcctgccctgctctgcagcccttCACTGAATACAGTGTCACCATCTTCCGGCAGCCCCTCACAATCCTGTACAAAGGGCTCTTCAGGACAAAGGAAACGG TGCCGGACaaaccagagcagctgtggctggatCCCAGCACGGGGTCCCTCAGCTGGGAGCCACTGCCCTCCTGCAAAGGGGAGATCATCGGATACCAG CTGAACATCACGGCCAGGAGCGCGCAGGACCGCGctttgctggagctgcagcgGCTGCGGCTGAGCAGCTCCGTCACCGCGCACCCGCTGCCCGCGCACGGCCCCGGCAGCAGCTACGCGGTGGCCGTGCGGGGACTCACGGCCGCCGGGCCCGGGGCTGCGGCGCTCCGGGAGTTCCAGACCAAGCGCTCGG ACGCCCCGCAGCCCCTGGCCGTGAGCTGCCGCAGCGCCCGCGACATCTCCCCCGCGCAAGGGACGGCCGTGCTGCCCCTGCACCCCGTCGCCCGGCACCACGAGCCGCCGAC GGAGCACCAGCTGCTCGTGGCCGCCGTGCACGACAGCGCGACGGTGGAAGGCGTCTGCTCCGCTGAGCCGCAGCCCTTCAACGCCAGCCGGCAGCCCGGGGCCTACGTGGCCGCCGTGCTCAACCTCAGCACCCCCGTGGACTTCGTGCTGGGCGACGGGACCCGCGGGCAGGGCTACCACAACGCTGCCCTCCGGCCGGGCTGCAACTACACGGCCCTGCTCCGCCTCGTGCGCCGCTCGCAGCAG GCAGAGAAGTTCACCTGCATCtgctacagcttctctgttg GGCAGGAGCCGGtgcctctgctgagcagcatgtCCGTAGCTACGGCGGTAGCACTGGTCATCGCACTCCTGGCACTGGGGattttgctgctctttgtgaTCTTCAG GAGGAAGTTCCACAGTTCAAAAACCTCAGAGAACAGCAGCACTATCCCCCTGAGAAGATATCGAGGAG GTACGAGCAAGATGAACACGCAGATCCCGGTGGAGGCACTGCTGGAGGCTCTGAAGAGGTTTAAGAGGGCAGAAATAGAGGCAGAGCAGACAGAGGATGAATCAGTTGACACTCATGGTGCTGGGCGTCTGGGGGAGTACCAG caacTCTCCTCCAGTTTGTTGCATCCCTGCGATGCCGGGAAGGAGCTGTGTAATCAGAGCAAGAACCGCTACAAGAGCATCATCCCAT ATGATCACTGCCGTGTGGTGCTGCAGCCCTCTGACACAGGGAATGGCTACATCAATGCCAGCTACGTGGAT AGCTACCGGAGTCCACATTTCTTCATTGCAGCTCAAG GCCCCTTGCCTGGGACAGTGCTGGATTTCTGGCAGATGGTGTGGCAGGAGAAGACTTCAGTCATTGTGATGCTGACAGGCTTAGTGGAGCAGAACAAG ACCAAGTGTGAGCAGTATTGGCCTGAGCACGAGCAGGTCTATGGAGATTTCACTGTGACACTCAACAACACCAGGACCACCACGGGCCTTGTCACACGCATCTTCTCCCTGCAGAAG GCAGGCTGTGCTTTCCCAAGGGTGGTGGAGCAGTTTCACTACCTGCTGTGGCCAGACCATGGGGTCCCCAGAAACTCTGCCCAGCTCCTGTGCTTAGTGGATGTAGTGAATAAGAGGGCATTGGAAGCACCCGCTGGCCCCGTGGTGGTGCACTGCAG TGCAGGGATTGGGCGCACAGGTACCTTCATCGCCCTGGACTTCCTCCTGAAGATGGGGAAGGCTGAGGGGAAGGTAGATGTGTTTCACTGCGTGCAGAGGCTGCGGGAGCAGCGCATCGGCATGGTGCAGACCAAG GAGCAGTACACCTTCCTGTATGAGGTGGTGCTCGAGGGCTTGCTCTGCGGCAGTACTGGGATACCCGTGGAGAGCATCACCAGCCACGTCCGCTGCCTTCAAGAAGCGGAAGCCTCAAGGCACAACAATGCCCTTGAGAAGGAGTTCAAG GCCCTGCAGAAGTTTTCCGAGTTGTTCCAGCTCCTGCcatgcagagaagcagagaaacCCAGCAACCAGCCCAAGAACCGCAAGCCAGGGATCCTGCCAG CGGATTCCTGCCGGCCCATCCTGATGTCTTCGCTGAACGCAAACGGCTCTCCAGGTTACATCAACGCTGTGTTTGTCAAC ACATACACTGAAGAGGACAGACTCATCATCACCCAGATGCCCTTCCCCACCACAGTGGTGGATTTCTGGGCTCTGGTCTGGGATTACACCTGCACAGCGGTAGTTGTCCTGAACCAGCTGCAGGACCTGGATGAG ACATACGCAGAGTTCTGGCCCAATCAGGGCGAAGCTGCCTATGGCCGTTTCCACGTCCACCTCATCTCAgaggagcctggagctggcttcACAGCCTGGACACTTGCCCTCACCAACAAGCAACAG CCCAAGAAGCCTCCACTGGAAGTGCGGTTCTGGCAACTGAAAGACTGGCCCATGGAGCAGCATcttcccccacaccctgccacCATCATCAGCCTGCTAGGGAATGTAGAGACACACCACCGGCAGAGCCGGGATGGACATATCCTCATCACCTGCTG GGACGGTGCCAGCCGGAGCGGGATCTTCTGTGCTGCTGGTTTCCTGTGTGAGCAGATCCAAAGTGAGGGGCTGGTGGATGTGTCCCAGgctgtgaggatgctgaagagACGGAGGAGACAGATGATTAAAGATGTG AAGCAGTATCGGCTCTGCTATGAACTAGCCCTAAGTTACTTGAATTCATTTGAAACCTATGGGAATTTCAAGTAG